In the Ctenopharyngodon idella isolate HZGC_01 chromosome 4, HZGC01, whole genome shotgun sequence genome, one interval contains:
- the LOC127511188 gene encoding gastrula zinc finger protein XlCGF8.2DB-like isoform X4, producing the protein MAFIKEESEDMKMTFIKEEIEDMKIEETFRVKHEDTEEKTDLMMLKKESEVLSEMEEKDQYKNHHDLITGQKTFSCSQAEKTSSRKKAKKTETISNFTCQQCGNRFTHKGSLNRHMRIHNGEKPYTCPQCGRSFSQHGNLKVHMTIHTEVKPYTCQQCGKSFGQHEKLNVHMRIHTGEKRRTCRQCGKTFAEKVSLNRHMRVHTGEKPFTCPQCGKSFAQIGNLQVHLSVHTGEKPYTCQQCGKSFNRKGNLNYHMRIHTGESLFTCKQCGKSFKRKGSLNRHMRIHTGEKPFTCGHCGKSFRYKVSLKCHMSIHV; encoded by the exons atggcgtttattaaagaggagagtgaagacatgaagatgacgtttattaaagaggagattgaagacatgaagattgaagaaacattcagagtgaaacatgaagatactgaggaaaaaacag atctaatgatgctgaaaaaggAGAGTGAAGTACTGAGTGAAATGGAAGAGAAAGATCAATATAAGAATCATCATGATCTTATAACTGGCCAAAAAACTTTTAGTTGCTCGCAGGCTGAAAAGACTTCCTCACGAAAAAAGGCTAAAAAGACAGAAACTATAAGTAATTTTacatgccaacagtgtggaaacagattcactcataaaggaagccttaacaggcacatgagaattcacaatggagagaagccttacacgtGTCCTCAATGTGGAAGGAGTTTCAGTCAACATggaaaccttaaagtccacatgacaATTCACACTGAAGTGAAGCCTTatacctgccaacagtgtggaaagagtttcggTCAACATGAAAAGCTTAACgtgcacatgagaattcacacagGAGAGAAGCGTCGTACCTGCCGacagtgtggaaagactttTGCTGAAAAAGTAAGCCTTAACAgacacatgagagttcacactggagaaaagcctttcacatgtcctcagtgtggaaagagtttcgcTCAAATTGGAAACCTTCAAGTCCACTTGAgtgttcacactggagagaagccttacacttGCCAACAGTGTGGGAAAAGTTTTAACCGAAAAGGAAATCTTAATtaccacatgagaattcacactggagagagcctTTTCACCTGCaaacaatgtggaaaaagttttaAGCGAAAAGGAAGCCTCAACaggcacatgagaattcacactggagagaagccgtttaCATGTGGTCACTGTGGGAAAAGTTTTAGGTATAAAGTAAGCCTTAAGTGCCACATGAGTATTCATGTATGa